GCCGGTGATGGGGGCGGCGGTGTTGTTGGTGACGACGTAGGAGAAGTCAATGGCCCCGGGCTTGGCGACGACGACGGGGTCGCCGGTGGGGTCGGTGTTGACCGCGACGAGGTCGAAGTTGGGCACCGTCAGCACCTCGACCTCGACATCGTTGGCGTTGTAGCTCACGTCGAACGTGTACCCGAAGGCGGGCACGACGGTGTCGAAGGTGCCCGTGACCCCGTCGGCCGCTGTGAGCACGGTGAATGTGTCGCCGACGCCGGGGGCGTCGCCGACGGCGACCGAGAGGTCGAGCGTGCCGGCGAGTGTGGCTGCCCCGTCCGCAGCGAGTTGGTCGTAGTCCGTGCCGGGCACCGAGCCACCAACCTCGATGAAAAGGGTCGAGCCGGAGGAGGGTGCCCAGTCGTCTTGCCAGGTGAGGAGGCCGGGCGAGGTGCCAGGGCCTGTGTCGCCGTCCTGCGTGAACGCGCTGCCCCGGATGTCGAAGGTGTCATTGCCCTGGATAAGCGCGCCGGCGGCGTGGTCGAACGCCGTGTTGACATCGAGCCGGCCGGTGTCCACGCTGACGATGCCTGCGTTGTCGAACGACTCACCGGCGAGGCCGGCGCGCCGCAGGGTCACGCTCGCCGCTTCGGCGTCCACCGTGAGGGTCCCGGTGTTGGTCCAGGTGGCGGCGTCGCTGAGGGTGAACTCTTCCTGCTCCCAGCGCACCGTGCCCGCGTTGACGAACGCGGTCGCCGCGCCGCTGACGCCGCGTGTGTTGAAGTTGACGCCGTTGAGCACGACCAGGCCCTCGTTGGTGAGCGTGCCGGCGGTCAGGAAGCCCTCCTGCCACTGCACGCCCGCGCCCGCGAGGTCCCACACGGCCCCGGCCTCGGCCTCGATCGCGGCGTCGACAAGGACCTCGCCCTCGGGCGCGCCGGTGGTGGTGCCGGCGAAGGTGTGGGCGCCGAGGTCGAAGCTGAGGGTCGCACCGGCGTCGGCGGTGAGCGTGGCGTCGTCGTGCCGGGCGTCGGTGCGGAGGAAGAGCGTGTTGGTCTCGGCCCGGATCGTGCCGCTGTTGTCGA
The DNA window shown above is from Bacteroidota bacterium and carries:
- a CDS encoding T9SS type A sorting domain-containing protein; the protein is DNSGTIRAETNTLFLRTDARHDDATLTADAGATLSFDLGAHTFAGTTTGAPEGEVLVDAAIEAEAGAVWDLAGAGVQWQEGFLTAGTLTNEGLVVLNGVNFNTRGVSGAATAFVNAGTVRWEQEEFTLSDAATWTNTGTLTVDAEAASVTLRRAGLAGESFDNAGIVSVDTGRLDVNTAFDHAAGALIQGNDTFDIRGSAFTQDGDTGPGTSPGLLTWQDDWAPSSGSTLFIEVGGSVPGTDYDQLAADGAATLAGTLDLSVAVGDAPGVGDTFTVLTAADGVTGTFDTVVPAFGYTFDVSYNANDVEVEVLTVPNFDLVAVNTDPTGDPVVVAKPGAIDFSYVVTNNTAAPITGDVFFTASLGATTLAQGVILSGTLPANASSPVLGFTQGIPGFAPVGSYTYSLKIGQFPNTVVGQVDFTVVVTASGARVAQGEGAWSLSGATPWLGADGAVLMGAAGAEQAPTTPEAASSAVPEAFGLAAAYPNPFRSQTTLALDVPEAGRVAVAVYDALGRRVAVLLNEEVEAATHRVAWDASGLPSGVYLVRATGAGQAAMQRVTLVR